A genomic segment from Desulfonatronum lacustre DSM 10312 encodes:
- a CDS encoding ArnT family glycosyltransferase, with amino-acid sequence MTKYLDGPFAATFGYLILICFCLVLFLPGMTTLPPFDRDEARFAQASRQMLEDGDYIRIKFQDQDRHKKPVGIYWLQAASARLTNPEALWPYRLPSVLGAVLAVLLTFSLARRAMDVRFALAAAALLTCTLLLVTEAHLAKTDAMLLASITAMQAALARCYIRPADRQPEPWLWLLFWGGMGGSILLKGPVGPMISGLTLLTLFIADRRAPETLNHGRFAWLRGLRPKAGLLLTTVMVLPWLIAVSLATDGSFVSDAVTGDLLPKLISGHESHGAPPGMYLLLFTLTFWPGSLLAWPALVQTWSLRKTDRLVRFLWAWIVPSWIVFELVPTKLPHYVLPMYPAIALLIGVWLATLSHRVAHPGVSSTTAGSPSRFAPWIPKIGAGLWLAIGVVLGIGFIVAPIYLDKAFSWWGVLAALIVLAMTALAWRTYREGHMVRVCGILLLGAVLVFPVILGKGLPELRGFWVSRAVLQTVDSLRQEHPDLSGLIASTGFQEPSMAFLLGTPTRLVNHLEAANHLLEHPDGLALVESRQEQRFHEAVGNLGLDVERLAIIRGFNYSKGQWVTISFYAIVRQ; translated from the coding sequence ATGACAAAATATCTCGACGGCCCCTTTGCCGCCACGTTCGGATACCTGATCCTGATCTGCTTCTGCCTGGTGCTGTTTCTTCCGGGCATGACCACCCTTCCCCCCTTTGACCGGGACGAGGCTCGTTTTGCCCAGGCTTCCCGGCAGATGTTGGAAGATGGGGACTACATCCGGATCAAGTTCCAGGACCAGGATCGCCACAAAAAACCCGTGGGCATCTACTGGCTCCAGGCCGCCTCTGCCCGGCTGACCAATCCCGAGGCTCTCTGGCCCTACCGCCTGCCGTCCGTGCTGGGGGCCGTGCTGGCCGTGCTGCTGACCTTTTCCCTGGCCAGACGAGCAATGGACGTCCGCTTCGCTCTGGCCGCCGCGGCTCTGCTGACCTGCACCCTCCTGCTGGTCACCGAGGCCCATCTGGCCAAGACCGACGCCATGCTCCTGGCCTCCATCACGGCCATGCAGGCGGCCCTGGCCCGCTGCTACATCCGCCCGGCGGACCGGCAGCCGGAGCCATGGCTCTGGCTGTTGTTCTGGGGCGGCATGGGCGGGTCCATCCTGCTCAAGGGGCCGGTGGGACCGATGATCTCCGGGCTGACCTTGCTCACTCTGTTCATCGCCGACCGCCGCGCCCCGGAAACCCTCAATCACGGGCGCTTTGCCTGGCTGCGCGGGCTGCGGCCCAAGGCCGGCCTGCTCCTGACCACGGTCATGGTTCTGCCCTGGCTCATCGCCGTCAGTCTGGCCACGGACGGCTCCTTCGTCTCCGACGCGGTCACCGGCGATCTGCTGCCCAAACTGATCTCCGGCCACGAATCCCACGGCGCTCCTCCGGGGATGTACCTGCTTTTGTTCACCCTGACCTTCTGGCCGGGATCGCTGCTGGCCTGGCCGGCCCTGGTCCAGACCTGGTCCTTGCGGAAAACGGACCGTCTGGTCCGTTTTCTCTGGGCCTGGATCGTCCCGTCCTGGATCGTTTTTGAGCTGGTGCCCACCAAACTGCCCCATTACGTCCTGCCCATGTACCCGGCCATCGCCCTGCTCATCGGCGTCTGGCTGGCCACGCTTTCTCACCGGGTGGCCCATCCCGGCGTCTCATCCACGACGGCAGGCTCTCCGAGCCGATTCGCGCCCTGGATTCCCAAGATCGGGGCCGGGCTGTGGCTGGCCATCGGGGTCGTGCTGGGCATCGGCTTTATCGTGGCCCCGATTTACCTGGACAAGGCCTTCTCCTGGTGGGGCGTTCTCGCGGCCCTGATCGTGCTGGCCATGACCGCCCTGGCCTGGCGCACCTATCGCGAGGGACACATGGTCCGGGTTTGCGGGATTCTCCTGCTGGGCGCGGTCCTGGTGTTTCCGGTCATTCTGGGCAAGGGCCTGCCCGAGCTGCGTGGATTCTGGGTCAGCCGGGCCGTGCTGCAAACCGTGGACTCCCTGCGCCAGGAGCATCCGGACCTGAGCGGCCTCATCGCCTCGACGGGCTTTCAGGAACCCAGCATGGCCTTTCTCCTGGGCACCCCAACCCGGCTGGTCAACCACCTGGAAGCCGCCAACCATCTCCTGGAGCATCCCGACGGCCTGGCGCTGGTCGAATCCCGCCAGGAGCAGCGCTTTCACGAAGCCGTGGGAAATCTCGGACTGGACGTGGAACGACTGGCCATTATTCGCGGTTTCAACTATTCCAAGGGGCAGTGGGTGACCATCAGCTTTTACGCCATCGTCCGTCAGTAA
- a CDS encoding precorrin-2 dehydrogenase/sirohydrochlorin ferrochelatase family protein, translated as MRYYPILLDLHDKYCLVVGVGQVGTRKVRTLLSCAPGRLRVVDTREPEPCWQELIEQGLVEYHVRTFLPEDLDGCFLVIASTSDETLNWQISRMCAERGILCNIVDQPEKCSFILPAMHSQGDLTIAVSTSGSSPALAKKIRQDLGACFGPEYARFLAIMRRLRPLVLELNLPTSDNTALFRALTQSRLLEAVQSGDDARILEELRRHLPESLHPRLEDVIGEPD; from the coding sequence ATGCGCTACTATCCCATTCTTCTCGATCTGCACGACAAGTACTGCCTGGTGGTCGGCGTGGGCCAGGTGGGGACCCGCAAGGTCCGCACGCTCCTGTCCTGTGCTCCGGGGCGACTGCGGGTCGTGGATACCCGCGAACCGGAGCCCTGCTGGCAGGAACTCATCGAGCAGGGCTTGGTGGAGTACCATGTCCGCACGTTTCTTCCCGAGGACCTGGATGGCTGCTTCCTGGTCATCGCCAGCACCAGCGACGAGACATTGAACTGGCAAATCAGCAGGATGTGCGCCGAGCGGGGAATCCTTTGCAACATCGTGGACCAGCCCGAGAAATGCAGCTTTATTCTTCCAGCCATGCACTCCCAGGGCGACCTGACCATCGCCGTGTCCACGTCCGGCTCCAGCCCGGCCCTGGCCAAGAAAATCCGCCAGGACCTCGGCGCCTGCTTCGGCCCGGAGTACGCCCGGTTCCTGGCGATAATGCGCCGCCTGCGCCCGCTGGTCCTGGAACTGAACCTGCCCACGTCGGACAATACCGCCCTGTTCCGGGCCTTGACCCAATCCAGACTGCTGGAAGCCGTGCAGTCGGGAGACGACGCCCGAATCCTGGAGGAACTACGGCGTCATCTCCCGGAAAGCCTGCATCCCCGCTTGGAGGACGTGATCGGTGAACCTGACTGA
- a CDS encoding cytochrome C assembly family protein gives MNLTETLELAVLALYFLGAVLHILAVLIRGPLLRSGGQFATLLGFGLHTVDVGLYMARYGSEALGHGPFYFSLMAWTLIIVSLVLNWRLRMHFLALTSLPLALIVYSFATTLPSMEVILPESFMGLWFGLHIGTLFLSICLLAMAASAGAVYLFLENKIKGKTKITGLSKDLPSLSLFDQVNAWAVNLGFPLFTVGLLSGFLWAHFTWERFFSWDPKEVAAIIVWLLFAFLFHQRLVNGWRGRKPAKLAIWIFALSLISMLGINFFLETHHSFQP, from the coding sequence GTGAACCTGACTGAAACCCTGGAACTCGCCGTTCTGGCGCTCTATTTTCTCGGGGCCGTACTGCATATTCTCGCGGTGCTGATCCGCGGTCCCCTTCTCCGTTCCGGCGGACAATTCGCGACCCTGCTCGGCTTCGGCCTGCACACCGTGGATGTCGGGCTGTATATGGCCCGTTACGGTTCGGAGGCCCTGGGTCACGGTCCGTTTTACTTCAGCCTGATGGCCTGGACCCTGATCATCGTCTCCCTGGTCCTGAACTGGCGGCTGCGCATGCACTTTCTGGCCCTGACCTCCCTGCCCCTGGCCCTGATCGTCTACTCCTTCGCCACGACCCTGCCCAGCATGGAGGTCATCCTGCCGGAAAGCTTCATGGGGCTGTGGTTCGGGCTGCATATCGGCACCCTGTTCCTGAGCATCTGCCTGCTGGCCATGGCCGCCAGCGCCGGAGCGGTCTATCTGTTCCTGGAAAACAAGATCAAGGGCAAGACCAAAATCACCGGCCTGAGCAAAGACCTGCCCTCCCTGTCCCTGTTCGATCAGGTCAATGCCTGGGCCGTGAATCTCGGGTTTCCGTTGTTCACCGTGGGCCTGCTTTCCGGGTTCCTCTGGGCGCACTTCACCTGGGAGCGCTTCTTCTCCTGGGATCCCAAGGAGGTCGCGGCCATTATCGTCTGGCTGCTCTTCGCCTTTCTCTTTCACCAGCGCCTGGTCAACGGCTGGCGCGGACGCAAACCGGCCAAGCTGGCCATCTGGATCTTTGCCCTGTCCCTGATCTCCATGCTGGGAATCAACTTTTTCCTCGAGACCCACCACAGCTTTCAACCCTAA
- the hemA gene encoding glutamyl-tRNA reductase: MNQSICLLGLNHRTAPVEVRERYALPNVDPKDQGLISVESGVKEAMILSTCNRVELVTVGREDKDTVREILRFWANCCGGDVHELQDHTYTHRNLDAVTHLFSVASSLDSMVLGEPQILGQLKQAYRNSVKQGASGVILNRLLHKSFSVAKRVRTETKVASNAVSISFAAVELAKRIFGDLANQTAMLVGAGEMAELAATHLLSAGVKRMLIANRTHARGCELASRIQGEAVLFAELFERMAEADIVISSTGATQTVIQRRDVQSIMKRRRNRPMFFIDIAVPRDIDPDVNNLDNIYLYDIDDLKEVVEENLSQRKTEAAKAMVIVQEETEKFACWLRSLGLKPTILDLLAGGERIARKELKKTLRRLGPKADDPDVSQALETLVLSLAHKLYHQPLDFLKRRAQEEDAGTRYIDVTRRMFNLDNELPTPDAHPDRRKPKPSED, translated from the coding sequence ATGAACCAATCCATCTGTCTGCTCGGACTCAACCACCGCACCGCACCGGTCGAGGTCCGGGAACGCTATGCCCTGCCTAACGTCGACCCGAAGGACCAGGGGCTGATCTCCGTCGAGTCCGGCGTGAAAGAGGCCATGATCCTTTCCACCTGTAATCGGGTGGAACTCGTGACCGTCGGCCGTGAGGACAAGGACACAGTACGGGAGATCCTGCGCTTTTGGGCCAACTGTTGCGGGGGCGACGTCCATGAATTGCAGGACCACACCTACACCCACCGCAATCTGGACGCGGTGACCCACCTGTTTTCCGTGGCCTCCAGCCTGGATTCCATGGTCTTGGGCGAACCCCAAATTCTCGGTCAACTCAAACAGGCCTACCGGAACAGCGTCAAACAGGGAGCCTCCGGAGTGATCCTGAACCGACTCCTGCACAAATCCTTTTCCGTGGCCAAACGGGTGCGCACGGAGACGAAAGTCGCCTCCAACGCCGTGTCCATCAGTTTCGCCGCCGTGGAACTGGCCAAACGCATCTTCGGCGACCTCGCCAACCAGACCGCCATGCTCGTGGGGGCCGGAGAGATGGCCGAACTGGCCGCCACCCACCTGCTCTCCGCCGGGGTCAAACGGATGCTCATCGCCAACCGCACCCACGCCCGGGGCTGTGAACTGGCCTCCCGCATCCAGGGGGAGGCCGTGCTCTTCGCCGAGCTGTTCGAGCGCATGGCCGAGGCGGACATCGTCATCAGCTCCACCGGCGCGACCCAGACGGTCATCCAGCGCCGCGACGTCCAATCCATCATGAAACGCCGCCGCAACCGGCCGATGTTCTTCATCGATATCGCGGTGCCCCGGGACATCGACCCGGACGTGAACAACCTGGACAACATCTACCTCTACGACATCGACGACCTGAAGGAAGTGGTGGAGGAGAACCTGAGCCAGCGCAAAACCGAAGCGGCCAAGGCCATGGTCATCGTCCAGGAGGAGACGGAAAAGTTCGCCTGCTGGCTGCGCTCCCTGGGCCTGAAGCCGACCATTCTGGACCTGCTGGCCGGCGGCGAGCGGATCGCCCGCAAGGAACTCAAAAAAACCCTGCGCCGCCTGGGACCGAAAGCCGACGACCCGGACGTGAGCCAGGCCCTGGAGACCCTGGTGCTCTCCCTGGCCCACAAGCTGTATCACCAGCCGTTGGACTTCCTAAAACGCCGCGCCCAGGAAGAGGACGCCGGAACCCGGTACATCGACGTCACCCGCCGGATGTTCAACCTGGACAACGAACTTCCCACGCCGGACGCCCATCCGGATCGACGCAAACCCAAACCAAGCGAGGACTGA
- the tilS gene encoding tRNA lysidine(34) synthetase TilS, producing the protein MPSSAPPTTIQDLPPIWARFCLGIERFLLHDLGLPFRQRRLLLACSAGSDSTALLLILHCLAPRLGITISVAHLDHGLRQESVQEASHVAELCRRLGVQATIGHSNVARYARMSGTGLEEAGRTLRYRFLFGVRRQLNADMLLTAHHADDLAEDVLMRLIRGTGWPGLAGMPCWDPTRLLLRPLLHTPKQDLRNFLSDIEVSWSEDASNADPNHARNRVRKDVMPLLIRENPRFLAGIIRLHRQGELDNDLFASLITPLVQQVEKSGHFLESTLLHTLHPGLRLRLYKAVIDDLGPGQALHDSLLRLDQAWKNRRKEATLQFPGGKSAMINSAGIRFATSRTFTSRETSTSCD; encoded by the coding sequence ATGCCCTCTTCCGCTCCGCCCACCACCATCCAGGACCTGCCCCCCATCTGGGCGCGGTTCTGTCTGGGCATCGAGCGATTTCTCCTCCACGACCTCGGCCTTCCCTTCCGCCAACGCCGCCTGTTGCTGGCCTGCTCCGCCGGGAGCGACTCAACGGCCCTGCTGTTGATCCTGCATTGCCTGGCCCCTCGCCTGGGAATCACGATCAGCGTCGCCCACCTGGACCATGGGCTGCGCCAGGAATCCGTCCAGGAGGCGAGCCATGTCGCGGAGCTCTGCCGACGTCTCGGGGTCCAGGCCACGATAGGGCACAGCAATGTTGCCCGGTACGCCCGGATGAGCGGAACCGGCCTGGAGGAAGCCGGACGCACCCTGCGCTATCGCTTTCTCTTCGGGGTACGGCGGCAACTCAACGCTGACATGCTGCTCACCGCCCACCATGCCGACGACCTGGCCGAGGACGTGCTGATGCGCTTGATCCGCGGAACGGGATGGCCGGGACTGGCCGGAATGCCGTGCTGGGACCCGACACGCCTGCTCTTGCGCCCCCTGCTTCACACCCCCAAGCAGGATCTCCGGAATTTTTTGAGCGATATCGAAGTGTCTTGGTCCGAAGACGCCAGCAACGCGGATCCAAACCACGCCCGCAACCGCGTTCGTAAGGATGTAATGCCCCTGCTGATCCGGGAGAACCCTCGATTTCTGGCCGGCATTATCCGCCTGCACCGGCAAGGTGAGCTGGACAACGACCTCTTTGCGTCGCTGATCACGCCTCTGGTCCAACAGGTTGAGAAATCCGGACACTTCCTGGAATCCACTCTTTTGCACACCCTGCATCCAGGACTGCGACTGCGCCTCTACAAAGCCGTCATCGACGACCTCGGGCCAGGCCAAGCCCTGCACGACTCCCTTTTGCGCCTGGACCAAGCCTGGAAAAATCGCCGAAAAGAAGCAACCCTCCAATTCCCGGGCGGCAAATCCGCCATGATCAATTCAGCGGGTATCCGTTTCGCCACGTCACGCACCTTCACGTCACGGGAGACTTCCACCTCATGCGACTGA
- a CDS encoding adenylate/guanylate cyclase domain-containing protein gives MRLSVKLFLGILFIAVMASGATGSYFYYQARAAMLDSIRDQLKATAKISAMLVDGDILRELTEPDQTTSPEYLEIQELMGIIAQTSQEYLFAYTMRLENGQVRFIVDSPAHDDDGDGIISEDELPEPIGTLYPDPPMELLQGFVRPSSDERPHYDQWGASMSGYAPIHDSAGRPVALIGIDMTVATVEGKLAAIRQAGLISLFIALVVAMGMSWYFSRSIFRPLGKLQQALGKVGEGDYSQRLEESGPREIVASARSYNAMVTELREKALMKNSLGKILGTEAMDHLLKNRLELGGEMHNATLLVCDLRGFSRLCQKLPPKLLVGLLNDYLTAMVEVIQRHGGIVDKFVGDMVLAVFGHPVPLEQEQRVALSAAKAMVARCDELNEQLRLGPELRLRNSIGLHSGPVLAGNIGSPERMEYTVMGHAVNVASRIERLTRPLDVRIAASADFTLNHDKGHGLTSVGTRPLPGMDEELEIYVLQGGDEETRSV, from the coding sequence ATGCGACTGAGCGTCAAACTCTTCCTCGGCATCCTGTTCATCGCCGTCATGGCTTCCGGCGCCACGGGCTCCTACTTCTACTACCAGGCCAGGGCCGCCATGCTGGATTCCATCCGCGACCAACTCAAGGCCACGGCCAAAATTTCCGCCATGCTCGTGGATGGCGACATTTTGCGGGAGCTGACCGAACCGGACCAGACGACCTCGCCGGAGTACCTGGAAATCCAGGAATTAATGGGCATCATTGCCCAGACCAGCCAGGAATACCTTTTCGCCTATACCATGCGCCTGGAGAACGGTCAGGTGCGATTCATCGTGGATTCACCGGCCCATGACGACGACGGCGACGGAATCATCAGCGAGGATGAACTTCCGGAACCCATCGGGACCTTGTATCCCGATCCGCCAATGGAGTTGTTGCAGGGATTTGTACGGCCTTCCAGCGATGAACGTCCGCATTACGATCAATGGGGCGCGTCCATGTCCGGTTACGCCCCGATTCACGACTCCGCCGGACGGCCCGTGGCCCTGATCGGCATCGACATGACCGTGGCAACCGTGGAAGGAAAATTGGCGGCCATCCGCCAAGCCGGTTTGATTTCACTCTTCATCGCTTTGGTTGTGGCCATGGGCATGAGTTGGTACTTCAGTCGCAGCATTTTTCGTCCGTTGGGCAAGCTGCAACAGGCTTTGGGCAAAGTCGGCGAAGGTGACTATTCCCAACGCCTGGAGGAGTCGGGGCCGAGAGAAATCGTCGCTTCAGCGCGGAGCTACAATGCCATGGTCACGGAATTGCGCGAAAAGGCTCTGATGAAAAACAGCCTGGGTAAAATTCTCGGGACCGAGGCGATGGATCACCTGCTGAAAAACCGCCTTGAACTGGGCGGCGAAATGCACAACGCCACGCTGTTGGTATGCGACCTGCGCGGTTTTTCCCGGCTGTGTCAGAAACTGCCTCCCAAATTGCTGGTGGGTCTTCTCAACGACTACCTCACGGCCATGGTCGAGGTGATTCAGCGTCACGGCGGCATTGTGGACAAGTTCGTCGGGGACATGGTCCTGGCGGTTTTCGGACATCCCGTTCCTCTGGAACAGGAACAGCGCGTGGCCCTGAGCGCGGCCAAAGCCATGGTCGCCCGGTGCGACGAGTTGAACGAGCAATTGCGGCTGGGTCCGGAACTGCGCCTGCGAAACTCCATCGGCCTGCATTCCGGCCCGGTTCTGGCCGGGAACATCGGCAGCCCGGAGCGCATGGAATACACGGTCATGGGCCATGCCGTGAACGTGGCCAGCAGGATCGAGCGTCTGACCAGGCCCCTGGACGTCCGGATCGCCGCGAGCGCTGACTTCACGCTCAACCATGACAAAGGCCATGGACTGACTTCGGTCGGGACGCGGCCGTTACCGGGGATGGACGAGGAGTTGGAAATTTACGTCCTCCAAGGTGGAGACGAGGAGACAAGGTCCGTGTGA
- a CDS encoding tetratricopeptide repeat protein, with translation MSSTTLGPHDQGRRLVVAVIALGLVLIFVGSIIYRLQNPGLTMQARPSETSMAMNEVSELMARLDSEPNHLPTLMALGDQFMRMGSWERAAVFWKRSIALDPSLDRALNGLGVAHYNMEQYVESAEQFERIVEIKPDNHRAHFNLGMLYKHYLEEPELARVHFERVLELEPDDVELMERIRDELANMTPGVPESEQPTG, from the coding sequence ATGAGCAGCACGACACTCGGTCCGCATGATCAGGGACGCCGTCTGGTCGTGGCGGTCATCGCCCTTGGTCTGGTTTTGATTTTTGTCGGATCGATCATCTACCGCCTGCAGAATCCGGGTTTGACCATGCAGGCCAGGCCATCGGAAACGTCCATGGCCATGAACGAGGTATCCGAACTGATGGCCCGTTTGGATAGTGAGCCGAATCATTTGCCCACGTTGATGGCCCTTGGCGACCAGTTCATGCGCATGGGGTCCTGGGAACGGGCGGCGGTTTTCTGGAAACGCTCCATCGCCCTGGATCCGTCCCTGGACAGGGCCTTGAACGGTTTGGGCGTGGCCCACTACAATATGGAGCAGTACGTCGAATCCGCCGAGCAGTTCGAACGGATCGTGGAAATCAAGCCCGATAATCATCGGGCGCACTTCAATCTGGGCATGCTTTACAAGCATTATCTGGAAGAACCGGAGCTGGCCCGGGTACATTTTGAGCGGGTCCTGGAACTGGAACCGGATGATGTCGAGCTGATGGAGCGCATCCGGGACGAGTTGGCGAACATGACTCCCGGTGTTCCTGAGAGCGAGCAGCCAACGGGCTGA
- a CDS encoding CcmD family protein has protein sequence MDTAQYLLAANAAVWIGLGGYIFFLARRQAMMEQRLQHLEALDNEQHDTRSA, from the coding sequence ATGGATACGGCACAATATTTGTTGGCCGCCAACGCGGCGGTCTGGATCGGCCTGGGGGGCTACATTTTTTTTCTAGCCCGTCGCCAGGCCATGATGGAGCAACGATTACAACATTTGGAGGCTCTGGATAATGAGCAGCACGACACTCGGTCCGCATGA
- a CDS encoding 4Fe-4S dicluster domain-containing protein encodes MFKVTPMTGNVLKNLFTKKSTRPYPFEVREPFENNRGELYIDIDNCIFCSTCARKCPSQCITVDKEKGIWRCDAFACVYCGTCVDNCPTKCLHHKRTWRPVSTTKVIIEEQGTPPKPKKKAAKKEEAAE; translated from the coding sequence ATGTTCAAAGTCACACCAATGACAGGCAATGTCCTGAAAAACCTGTTCACCAAGAAATCCACCCGGCCTTACCCTTTTGAGGTCCGGGAGCCCTTTGAAAATAACCGGGGCGAGTTGTACATCGATATCGACAACTGCATATTTTGCTCCACATGCGCCAGGAAGTGCCCTTCCCAGTGCATCACCGTGGACAAGGAAAAAGGAATCTGGCGCTGCGATGCCTTCGCCTGCGTCTATTGCGGCACTTGCGTGGACAATTGTCCCACCAAATGTCTGCACCACAAACGTACGTGGCGTCCCGTCTCCACGACCAAAGTGATCATCGAAGAGCAAGGCACCCCGCCCAAGCCGAAGAAGAAGGCTGCCAAGAAGGAAGAAGCGGCGGAATAA
- a CDS encoding nickel-dependent hydrogenase large subunit, which yields MAKTIIPFGPQHPVLPEPIHLSLTVEDEIVTQAVPALGYVHRGLEKLCDIRDYHHMIQVVERVCGICSKIHAMCYCQCLEEMMKIEVPPRAKYLRVIWSELHRVHSHLLWLGLFADAFGFEALFYQLWKIRERVMDINEATTGNRVIVAVNVMGGVRNDLSPEQIRWILSELELVESELKALESTILDDYTVKARTVGIGVLTKEQAYELGAAGPTLRGSGVAQDMRQLKFAAFGDLEFEPIVEYEGDSYARGKVRYRETHQSIDLVRQALHKLPEGPINVKVKGNPEGEGTARVEQPRGELYYYIKANGTKYLERLRIRTPTFANIPPLAAMLPGIELADVPVVVLSIDPCISCTER from the coding sequence ATGGCCAAGACCATTATCCCTTTTGGTCCGCAACACCCCGTCCTCCCGGAACCCATCCATCTGTCCCTGACAGTGGAGGACGAGATCGTGACCCAGGCCGTGCCGGCCTTGGGCTACGTACATCGCGGGCTGGAAAAGCTTTGTGATATCCGGGACTACCACCACATGATCCAGGTCGTGGAGCGTGTGTGTGGAATTTGCTCGAAAATTCATGCCATGTGCTACTGCCAGTGCCTGGAAGAGATGATGAAGATCGAGGTTCCACCCAGGGCCAAGTATCTGCGCGTGATCTGGTCGGAACTGCACCGTGTTCACTCTCACCTGTTGTGGCTGGGTCTTTTCGCGGACGCCTTCGGCTTCGAGGCGCTGTTCTATCAGCTCTGGAAGATCCGCGAGCGGGTCATGGACATCAACGAGGCCACCACCGGCAACCGGGTCATCGTGGCTGTGAACGTGATGGGTGGGGTCAGGAACGATCTTTCCCCGGAACAGATTCGCTGGATTCTTTCCGAGCTGGAACTCGTGGAAAGCGAACTCAAGGCCTTGGAATCCACGATTCTCGACGACTATACGGTCAAAGCCAGAACCGTGGGCATAGGGGTCCTGACCAAGGAACAGGCCTACGAATTGGGCGCCGCCGGACCGACTCTGCGCGGCAGCGGCGTTGCCCAGGATATGCGACAGTTGAAGTTCGCAGCGTTCGGCGACCTGGAATTCGAGCCCATTGTCGAGTACGAGGGCGACAGCTATGCCCGTGGCAAGGTTCGCTATCGGGAAACTCATCAGTCCATCGACCTCGTCCGACAGGCTTTGCACAAGCTCCCCGAGGGCCCCATCAACGTCAAGGTCAAAGGCAATCCTGAAGGCGAAGGCACGGCACGGGTCGAACAGCCGCGGGGCGAGCTGTACTACTACATCAAGGCCAATGGAACGAAATACCTGGAACGTCTGCGTATCCGCACCCCCACATTCGCCAATATTCCGCCCCTGGCCGCCATGTTGCCGGGGATCGAACTGGCGGACGTGCCGGTCGTCGTTCTCTCCATTGACCCCTGCATCAGTTGCACGGAACGCTAG
- a CDS encoding NADH-quinone oxidoreductase subunit C, protein MAEAQTKDKEKIVAVLPATDIAGDALKDEVLKLKADGYRFVTMTCVDLDADNVDLIYAFDRDLEMVHYRLKQPKAQPALSISDILFAAFLVENEIQDQFGICFEGLVLNFENYLYLEKEVARTPFCKYSVIRKESEAQ, encoded by the coding sequence ATGGCTGAAGCTCAAACCAAAGACAAAGAAAAAATCGTCGCCGTCCTCCCGGCAACCGATATTGCCGGCGACGCCCTCAAAGACGAGGTGCTCAAGCTGAAGGCTGACGGATATCGTTTCGTGACCATGACCTGCGTCGACCTGGATGCGGATAATGTCGACCTGATCTACGCTTTTGACCGCGACCTGGAGATGGTGCACTATCGTCTCAAACAGCCCAAGGCTCAGCCCGCGCTGTCCATTTCCGATATTCTGTTCGCGGCCTTTCTCGTGGAAAACGAAATCCAGGACCAGTTCGGCATCTGCTTTGAAGGACTGGTGCTGAATTTTGAAAACTATCTGTACCTGGAGAAAGAAGTCGCTCGAACCCCCTTCTGCAAATACAGCGTGATTCGTAAAGAATCGGAAGCCCAGTAA
- a CDS encoding NADH-quinone oxidoreductase subunit B family protein, whose protein sequence is MNFISNFIQSSRIKSPWVMHFDCGSCNGCDIETLAVLTPVYDVERFGIINIGNPKHADVLLVTGTVNHRNKKVLKNLYDQMPKPRAVIAIGACGLTGGVMREAPNVVGGVDKVIPVDVYVPGCPAKPEAIIDGVVKALELFAAKS, encoded by the coding sequence ATGAACTTCATATCCAATTTTATCCAATCATCTCGGATCAAGTCCCCCTGGGTCATGCACTTCGACTGCGGAAGCTGCAACGGGTGCGACATTGAGACGCTGGCTGTGCTCACTCCCGTCTATGACGTGGAGCGTTTCGGAATCATCAATATCGGCAACCCCAAGCACGCGGACGTGCTGTTGGTTACCGGCACGGTGAATCACCGCAACAAGAAGGTGCTCAAGAACCTCTACGATCAAATGCCGAAACCCCGGGCCGTCATCGCCATTGGGGCCTGCGGTCTGACCGGCGGGGTGATGCGTGAGGCGCCGAACGTCGTCGGCGGCGTGGATAAGGTCATTCCGGTGGATGTCTATGTCCCAGGCTGTCCGGCCAAACCTGAAGCGATCATTGACGGCGTGGTCAAGGCGCTGGAATTGTTCGCCGCCAAGTCGTAA